The Falco naumanni isolate bFalNau1 chromosome 14, bFalNau1.pat, whole genome shotgun sequence genome includes a window with the following:
- the XPNPEP2 gene encoding xaa-Pro aminopeptidase 2 — protein sequence MHPPQWIAAWVLLLHGCATGWPLQGASARTSVRDCSVDPPYLPPTATNTTARLAALRGTMRAHSVHAYIVPSTDAHMSEYIADRDSRLGWLTGFTGSAGTVVVTQDKAALWTDSRYWTQAERQLDCNWELQRTPWIESIGLWILEAVPAEGNISLDPFLFSIDTWNSYSQALRGSGRTLLPIETNLVDQVWGDQRPPPASGEIYSLPAAFTGSSWQEKVAGIRQQMKQHVRRPTAVLLSGLEETAWLFNLRGDDIPYNPVFYSYTLLTNSSISLFLDKRRLAAAARQSLQASCPGPLCVELWEYGQARAQLQYYAQGNVTIWLGTEYTTYGLYSIIPQEKLLEDSYSPVMLAKAVKNAKEQELLRAAHVRDAVAVIQYLLWLEKMVPQGQVDEFSGAQYIDALRQAQEHSHGPSFQSISASGLNAALAHYSPSNQSSRKLSVGEMYLSDTGGQYLDGTTDITRTVHWGVPTPLQKEAYTRVLMGNIDLSRLIFPPNTAGRVVESFARRALWDVGLNYGHGTGHGIGNFLSVHEWPVGFQSNNVPLAAGMFTSIEPGYYRDGEFGIRIEDVALVVEAQTEHQTGEKPFLTFEVVSLVPYDRNLIDLSLLSPEQIRYLNAYYETIRARVGPELLRQQLEEAYGWLQRSTEPFPLGSAATTVAAATTTLGMLPLASLLSVLLTRLQA from the exons atGCACCCCCCACAGTGGATCGCAGCCTGGGTGCTCCTGCTCCACG gctgtgccacaGGCTGGCCCCTGCAGGGCGCCTCCGCCAGGACCAGTGTCCGGGACTGCTCCGTGGACCCACCG TACCTGCCCCCTACGGCCACCAACACAACCGCGCGGCTTGCTGCTCTGCGGGGCACCATGCGAGCCCACAGCGTCCACGCCTACATCGTGCCCTCCACGGACGCCCACATG AGTGAGTACATCGCTGACCGGGAttccaggctgggctggctgaCCGGCTTCACCGGCTCTGCAG GCACTGTCGTGGTGACGCAGGACAAGGCTGCCCTGTGGACCGACAGCCGCTACTGGACCCAGGCAGAGCGGCAGCTGGACTGCAACTGGGAGCTGCAGCGGACAC CCTGGATCGAGTCCATTGGGCTGTGGATCCTGGAGGCAGTTCCTGCTGAGGGGAACATCAGCTTGGaccccttcctcttctccatcG ACACCTGGAACAGCTACAGCCAGGCTCTGCGTGGCTCTGGCAGGACCCTGCTCCCCATTGAGACCAACCTTGTGGATCAAGTGTGGGGTGACCAGAGACCCCCTCCAGCCTCTGGTGAGATCTACAGCCTCCCAGCAGCATTCACAG ggagcagctggcaggagaaggTGGCTGGGATTCGGCAGCAGATGAAGCAGCACGTTCGACgtcccacagctgtgctgctgtcaggGTTGGAGGAGACAGCCT GGCTCTTCAACCTCCGTGGAGACGACATCCCCTACAACCCTGTCTTCTATTCCTACACCCTGCTGACCAACTCTAGCATAAG CCTGTTCCTGGACAAGAGGCGGCTGGCGGCGGCAGCACGGCAGTCCCTGCAGGCCAGCTGCCCCGGGCCTCTGTGCGTGGAGCTGTGGGAATACGGGCAGGCACGTGCCCAGCTCCAGTACTATGCCCAGGGCAACGTCACCATCTGGTTGGGCACCGAGTACACCACCTATGGCCTCTACAGCATCATACCCCAG gagaagctgctggaggacAGCTACTCCCCCGTCATGCTGGCCAAGGCTGTGAAAAATGCcaaggagcaggagctgctgcgggCTGCTCAC GTTAGGGATGCAGTGGCTGTCATCCAGTACCTGCTGTGGCTGGAGAAGATGGTCCCGCAGGGACAGGTGGACGAGTTTTCGGGGGCACAGTATATCGACGCACTCCGCCA GGCCCAGGAGCACAGCCACGGACCCAGCTTCCAGTCCATCTCAGCCAGTGGGCTCAACGCGGCACTGGCCCATTACAG cccctccaaCCAGAGCAGTCGGAAGCTGTCTGTGGGTGAGATGTACCTTTCGGACACTGGAGGGCAATATCT GGACGGGACGACAGACATCACACGGACAGTGCACTGGGGTGTGCCAACCCCACTCCAGAAG GAAGCCTACACCCGCGTGCTGATGGGCAACATCGACCTGTCCCGCCTCATCTTCCCACCCAACACAgcag GGAGAGTGGTGGAGTCCTTTGCCCGCCGAGCACTCTGGGATGTGGGACTCAACTACGGCCACGGGACCGGCCATGGCATCGGCAACTTCCTCTCAGTCCATGAGT GGCCCGTGGGCTTCCAGTCCAACAACGTGCCACTGGCGGCCGGCATGTTCACCTCCATCG AGCCTGGGTACTACCGGGACGGCGAGTTCGGGATCCGCATCGAGGACGTTGCTCTCGTGGTGGAGGCACAGACTGAG CACCAGACTGGGGAGAAGCCCTTCCTGACCTTTGAGGTGGTGTCCCTGGTGCCCTACGACCGAAACCTCATTGACCTCAGCCTTCTGTCGCCGGAGCAG ATCCGGTACCTGAACGCCTACTATGAGACCATCCGGGCGCGCGTGGGGCCAGAGCTGCTgcggcagcagctggaggaggcgtacggctggctgcagaggagcacAGAGCCCTTCCCACTGGGCAGTGCCGCCACCACCGTcgctgctgccaccaccaccctggGCATGCTGCCCCTCGCCTCCCtcctctctgtgctgctcaCCAGGCTGCAGGCCTGA
- the SASH3 gene encoding SAM and SH3 domain-containing protein 3 isoform X1: MYFPSKRPAHMLGQQQHGADLGCSQLGSTRLSAGAPAASAGAEALGAAQPAAAPSGTTQPLPLEHCAQQLRTHPEQCQLSLQRSSSFKDFAKSKVSSPVPSEKEFSLDENIPEDESSSASPDDTARSSGMRLGKKWRAVISRTMNRKMGRMVVKALAEGKGDVEEEGSLCPLSPASSTEETSHEKVPPSYLEMEEDGHPSIGRQLSSGSELSSPGPSGSNRDSLQLEESSPAYTGPFCGRARVHTDFTPSPYDKDSLKLRKGDIISIIEKPPMGTWTGLLNNRVGSFKFIYVDVIPEETAPARKSRGPSKSKRLKPKTLHELLERINLQEHTSTLLLNGYQTLEDFKELRETHLNELNITDPQHRAKLLTAAELLLDYDTASEPEEGDSSEAQPLPSELKGDIPRDSGCFEGSETLDSSREDADLGGPEGQLRALSLAESS, encoded by the exons ATGTATTTCCCCAGCAAGCGCCCAGCCCACATGctaggacagcagcagcatggcgCAGACCTGGGCTGCTCTCAGCTTGGCAGCACCAGGCTCAGCGCCGGAGCACCCGCAGCGAGCGCTGGAGCAGAAGCTCTCGGTGCTGCTCAGCCCGCAGCAGCACCAAGCGGCAccacacagcccctgcccctggAACACTGCGCCCAGCAGCTGCGCACGCACCCAGAGCAATGCCAG ctctccctccaGCGCTCCAGCAGCTTCAAGGACTTTGCCAAGTCCAAAGTCAGCTCCCCCGTGCCGAGTGAGAAGGAGTTCAGCTTGGATGAGAAT ATCCCCGAGGATGAGtccagcagtgccagccctgACGATACTGCACGAAGCAGCGGGATGAGGTTGGGCAAGAAGTGGCGGGCCGTCATCTCCCGCACCATGAACCGGAAGATGGGCAGGATGGTGGTGAAAGCACTAGCAGAGGGGAAG GGAGACGTGGAGGAGGAGGGGTCCCTGtgccccctgtccccagccagcagcacagaggagacGAGCCACGAAAAGGTGCCCCCATCTTACCTGGAGATGGAGGAAGATGGGCACCCATCTATCGGCCGTCAGCTGTCCAGCG GCAGTGAACTTTccagccccggcccctcggGCAGCAACCGGGacagcctgcagctggaggagagcagcccAGCCTACACTGGCCCCTTCTGCGGCCGTGCCCGTGTCCACACTGACTTCACACCCAGCCCTTACGACAAGGACTCACTGAAGCTGCGG AAAGGGGACATCATTAGCATCATCGAGAAGCCGCCCATGGGCACCTGGACGGGGCTGCTCAACAACAGGGTGGGCTCCTTCAAGTTCATCTATGTGGATGTCATCCCTGAGGAGACAGCTCCTGCCCGCAAGAGCCGTGGCCCCAGCAAGAGCAAGCGCCTCAAGCCCAAGACCCTCCACGAGCTGCTGGAGCGCATCAACCTGCAG gaGCACACCTCCACCCTGCTGCTGAACGGCTACCAGACACTGGAGGACTTCAAGGAGCTGCGGGAGACCCACCTCAACGAGCTGAACATCACGGACCCCCAGCACCGTGCCAAGCTGCTCACGGCTGCCGAGCTCCTCCTGGATTATGACA cagcgAGCGAGCCAGAGGAAGGCGACAGCTCCGAAGCCCAGCCTTTGCCCTCAGAGCTCAAAGGGGACATTCCCCGGGACTCGGGCTGCTTCGAGGGATCAGAGACCCTAGACAGCAGCCGGGAAGATGCTGACTTGGGTGGTCCTGAGGGGCAGCTGCGGGCTCTCTCCCTGGCAGAGTCCTCctga
- the SASH3 gene encoding SAM and SH3 domain-containing protein 3 isoform X2 produces the protein MYFPSKRPAHMLGQQQHGADLGCSQLGSTRLSAGAPAASAGAEALGAAQPAAAPSGTTQPLPLEHCAQQLRTHPEQCQLSLQRSSSFKDFAKSKVSSPVPSEKEFSLDENIPEDESSSASPDDTARSSGMRLGKKWRAVISRTMNRKMGRMVVKALAEGKGDVEEEGSLCPLSPASSTEETSHEKVPPSYLEMEEDGHPSIGRQLSSGSELSSPGPSGSNRDSLQLEESSPAYTGPFCGRARVHTDFTPSPYDKDSLKLRKGDIISIIEKPPMGTWTGLLNNRVGSFKFIYVDVIPEETAPARKSRGPSKSKRLKPKTLHELLERINLQEHTSTLLLNGYQTLEDFKELRETHLNELNITDPQHRAKLLTAAELLLDYDTSEPEEGDSSEAQPLPSELKGDIPRDSGCFEGSETLDSSREDADLGGPEGQLRALSLAESS, from the exons ATGTATTTCCCCAGCAAGCGCCCAGCCCACATGctaggacagcagcagcatggcgCAGACCTGGGCTGCTCTCAGCTTGGCAGCACCAGGCTCAGCGCCGGAGCACCCGCAGCGAGCGCTGGAGCAGAAGCTCTCGGTGCTGCTCAGCCCGCAGCAGCACCAAGCGGCAccacacagcccctgcccctggAACACTGCGCCCAGCAGCTGCGCACGCACCCAGAGCAATGCCAG ctctccctccaGCGCTCCAGCAGCTTCAAGGACTTTGCCAAGTCCAAAGTCAGCTCCCCCGTGCCGAGTGAGAAGGAGTTCAGCTTGGATGAGAAT ATCCCCGAGGATGAGtccagcagtgccagccctgACGATACTGCACGAAGCAGCGGGATGAGGTTGGGCAAGAAGTGGCGGGCCGTCATCTCCCGCACCATGAACCGGAAGATGGGCAGGATGGTGGTGAAAGCACTAGCAGAGGGGAAG GGAGACGTGGAGGAGGAGGGGTCCCTGtgccccctgtccccagccagcagcacagaggagacGAGCCACGAAAAGGTGCCCCCATCTTACCTGGAGATGGAGGAAGATGGGCACCCATCTATCGGCCGTCAGCTGTCCAGCG GCAGTGAACTTTccagccccggcccctcggGCAGCAACCGGGacagcctgcagctggaggagagcagcccAGCCTACACTGGCCCCTTCTGCGGCCGTGCCCGTGTCCACACTGACTTCACACCCAGCCCTTACGACAAGGACTCACTGAAGCTGCGG AAAGGGGACATCATTAGCATCATCGAGAAGCCGCCCATGGGCACCTGGACGGGGCTGCTCAACAACAGGGTGGGCTCCTTCAAGTTCATCTATGTGGATGTCATCCCTGAGGAGACAGCTCCTGCCCGCAAGAGCCGTGGCCCCAGCAAGAGCAAGCGCCTCAAGCCCAAGACCCTCCACGAGCTGCTGGAGCGCATCAACCTGCAG gaGCACACCTCCACCCTGCTGCTGAACGGCTACCAGACACTGGAGGACTTCAAGGAGCTGCGGGAGACCCACCTCAACGAGCTGAACATCACGGACCCCCAGCACCGTGCCAAGCTGCTCACGGCTGCCGAGCTCCTCCTGGATTATGACA cgAGCGAGCCAGAGGAAGGCGACAGCTCCGAAGCCCAGCCTTTGCCCTCAGAGCTCAAAGGGGACATTCCCCGGGACTCGGGCTGCTTCGAGGGATCAGAGACCCTAGACAGCAGCCGGGAAGATGCTGACTTGGGTGGTCCTGAGGGGCAGCTGCGGGCTCTCTCCCTGGCAGAGTCCTCctga
- the SASH3 gene encoding SAM and SH3 domain-containing protein 3 isoform X3 has protein sequence MLRRKPSNASEKEPGHKKLSLQRSSSFKDFAKSKVSSPVPSEKEFSLDENIPEDESSSASPDDTARSSGMRLGKKWRAVISRTMNRKMGRMVVKALAEGKGDVEEEGSLCPLSPASSTEETSHEKVPPSYLEMEEDGHPSIGRQLSSGSELSSPGPSGSNRDSLQLEESSPAYTGPFCGRARVHTDFTPSPYDKDSLKLRKGDIISIIEKPPMGTWTGLLNNRVGSFKFIYVDVIPEETAPARKSRGPSKSKRLKPKTLHELLERINLQEHTSTLLLNGYQTLEDFKELRETHLNELNITDPQHRAKLLTAAELLLDYDTASEPEEGDSSEAQPLPSELKGDIPRDSGCFEGSETLDSSREDADLGGPEGQLRALSLAESS, from the exons ATGCTGCGCCGCAAGCCCTCCAACGCCAGTGAGAAGGAGCCAGGACACAAGAAG ctctccctccaGCGCTCCAGCAGCTTCAAGGACTTTGCCAAGTCCAAAGTCAGCTCCCCCGTGCCGAGTGAGAAGGAGTTCAGCTTGGATGAGAAT ATCCCCGAGGATGAGtccagcagtgccagccctgACGATACTGCACGAAGCAGCGGGATGAGGTTGGGCAAGAAGTGGCGGGCCGTCATCTCCCGCACCATGAACCGGAAGATGGGCAGGATGGTGGTGAAAGCACTAGCAGAGGGGAAG GGAGACGTGGAGGAGGAGGGGTCCCTGtgccccctgtccccagccagcagcacagaggagacGAGCCACGAAAAGGTGCCCCCATCTTACCTGGAGATGGAGGAAGATGGGCACCCATCTATCGGCCGTCAGCTGTCCAGCG GCAGTGAACTTTccagccccggcccctcggGCAGCAACCGGGacagcctgcagctggaggagagcagcccAGCCTACACTGGCCCCTTCTGCGGCCGTGCCCGTGTCCACACTGACTTCACACCCAGCCCTTACGACAAGGACTCACTGAAGCTGCGG AAAGGGGACATCATTAGCATCATCGAGAAGCCGCCCATGGGCACCTGGACGGGGCTGCTCAACAACAGGGTGGGCTCCTTCAAGTTCATCTATGTGGATGTCATCCCTGAGGAGACAGCTCCTGCCCGCAAGAGCCGTGGCCCCAGCAAGAGCAAGCGCCTCAAGCCCAAGACCCTCCACGAGCTGCTGGAGCGCATCAACCTGCAG gaGCACACCTCCACCCTGCTGCTGAACGGCTACCAGACACTGGAGGACTTCAAGGAGCTGCGGGAGACCCACCTCAACGAGCTGAACATCACGGACCCCCAGCACCGTGCCAAGCTGCTCACGGCTGCCGAGCTCCTCCTGGATTATGACA cagcgAGCGAGCCAGAGGAAGGCGACAGCTCCGAAGCCCAGCCTTTGCCCTCAGAGCTCAAAGGGGACATTCCCCGGGACTCGGGCTGCTTCGAGGGATCAGAGACCCTAGACAGCAGCCGGGAAGATGCTGACTTGGGTGGTCCTGAGGGGCAGCTGCGGGCTCTCTCCCTGGCAGAGTCCTCctga
- the APLN gene encoding apelin, translating into MAAPRWLLALLLLWLALAAAGPLGQAPNGKDAENGLIQTLVQPRGARRGAGHRPGGWRRYRRPRPRLSHKGPMPF; encoded by the exons aTGGCCGCGCCGCGCTGGCTCctggcgctgctgctgctctggctcgCCCTGGCCGCTGCGG ggccacTGGGCCAGGCGCCGAATGGGAAGGATGCGGAGAATGGCCTCATCCAAACCCTGGTGCAGCCGCGGGGTGCGCGGCGTGGGGCTGGGCACCGGCCGGGCGGCTGGCGGAGGTaccggcggccccggccccggcttTCCCACAAGGGCCCCATGCCCTTCTGA